Genomic segment of Candidatus Flexicrinis affinis:
GCGCGACCTGTCCGATCTCGTCGCCAAAGACATCTTGAGCAAGATGGGCGAGAAGCGCGGCTCGTATTACGTACTGCGCAAGAAGGCCTAGCGCCTACTGCAGCAAATCGCCATCGATTTCCGGCTGGCCGTTGACGAATGCCCGGACGTCAAGCGCCTGCCGCCCGGCCAACTGCAGACGTGTCGGCGCATAGACGCCTGAGCCTGTCCCGATCAGCATCTGTCCATCGACCACATCGACGCAGCCCGCCGGCAAGTTGCCCTGCTCGACGCGCCCGCTCAACACCTTGACCAGACGCCCACGCCACATGGTGAACGTCCCCGGCCACGGTGTAAACGCGCGCACCATGTGATCGATTCTTTCTGCCGACGCCGACCACTCGATTCGGCCGTCATCCTTGCGGATTTGTGGCGCGAGGGTGACGCCTTCGGCAGGCTGCGGGCGCGGCACGATGGTTCCTTCGACGTAACCTTTGATCGTCGGGATGAGCAGCTCGGCGCCAAGTTTGGATAACCGGTCGTGCAAGGTTGCGCTGGTCTCATTCGGGGCGATATCGACCTCCTGCGCCGTGAGGATCGGGCCCGTGTCGAGGCCGGCGTCCATCTTCATGATAGTGACGCCTGTGCGTGTATCGCCAGCTTTGATCGCGTGCTGGATGGGCGATGCACCGCGCCAGCGTGGCAGAAGCGACGCGTGAACGTTGAGGCCGCCCAGCCGCGGCAAATCGAGCACGACCTGCGGCAAGATTTGCCCGAACGCTGCCACGACGTACAAATCGGCGGGCCACTGCCTGAGCGCCTCGATGACTTCGGGTTTTCTCAGTCGTTCTGGCTGCATGACAGGAATCCCGAGCATGCTCGCGGCCACCTTCACCGGCGGCGGCACAGGCTCGCGCGAACGGCCCGCAGGCCGGTCAGGCTGAGTGACAACTCCGATTACATCGTATGCGGCAGCGAGGGCCTTCAGCGTGGGCACCGAGAATTCCGGCGTCCCCATAAAGACGATCTTGACCACAACATGCCGTCCTTTCGTAATAAACGGACTACTCTAGTGACATGATTATATCGCGCCAAGCGCACCTTGAATCATGCCACGGTCGCAGGTATGATATTTCGTCACACAGCATGATCCGCCGTACGCCTCGGGCTGGGCGTATTTTTTTGGAAGGACATTGACGATGAGTCAGCAAATCATCAGTGGCTTGGAGGCGCCCGATCGCGGGCACCCCGAACTCCACCCGGGCGACACCGTGAAGGTTCACGTGCGCATCGTTGAGGGTGGCAAGGAGCGTATTCAGGTCTTTCAGGGCGTGGTGATCCGCCTCCGCAAGGGCGGCAACGACGCCAATTTCACCGTCCGGCGCATCGCGTCGCACGGCGTGGGTGTCGAGCGTACGTTCCTGCTCAAGAGCCCGCGCGTCGACAAAATCGAAGTCACCCGCGGCGCGAAGGTGCGCCGTGCGCAGCTGTACTACCTGCGCGACCTGCGCGGCAAGAAGGCGCGACTCAAGGAGCGCCGCCGCAACAAGCAGATGGTGACCGAAGCGCCTTCCGACAACTAGGCCGTACGCCAAACCAATACGACCATGATGGGGCATCGCGCGATGCCCCTCTTTGATTGAGGAGACTGGTTCACATGGCTCGCCCGCTGATCGGCATTACGACTGCGCACCGCCCTGCAGGCACCGAACGCGAAATCCCCGTGTATTCGGCCTACACGGCCATCGCCGAGAACGTGGCGCGCGCAGGCGGCTTGCCTGTGCTGATCCCGTCCACGATCGACGACGACAGCTTGCGCGGTATTTTCGATCGGGTGGACGGTATCTTGCTTCCGGGCGGTGGCGACATCGACAGCAGCCACTGGGGCGAGCCGCTGCACGAAACAGTCTACGGGCTTGATCCCGCGCGCGACCACACCGAACTGACCATCGCCCGCTGGGCGGCCGAAGAAGATCGCCCGCTGTTCGGAATCTGCCGCGGGCATCAGCTGTTCAATGTCGCGCTTGGCGCCACGCTCATTCAGGACATCAACAGCCTGTATCCGACCGAACTATCGCACGGCAACTTCATGCCGATCCCGCGCGGCCAGCGTTCGCACGTCGTCGCCATCGAACCCGCGTCACGCCTTGCCGCTATTGTCGGCGAGACGCACGCCGTCCCTGTCAACAGCATCCATCATCAGGCGGTGAAGCACGCAGCGCCCGGTTTGCGCGTCGCGGCGGTTGCGCCCGACGGGTTGATCGAGGCGACCGAGCTGCCTGACGCCCGCTTTGCGCTCACGGTACAGTGGCACCCCGAAGACATCGCCGACGACGAGCGGATGTTCAACCTGTTTCGGGCGTTCGTGCAAGCGGCGTCAAACACCTAGTCCGACGCAGGCGGCGTCATCACGATCTTCTTGCGAATTCCGGTCTGCGACGACGGCTTCTCTGTCGCACGGTCCAGCGGGATGACGAACTGGAACACCGAGCCGGAGTCGAGTTCGCTTTCGACCCAGATGCGCCCGCCGTGCCCTTCGACCAGACGCTGGGTGATCATCATGCCCAGCCCGGTCCCCTTCTGCGTCCGCGCGCGCGTGTCATCGCTGCGGAAGTAGTCCTCGTTGAAAATCCGCTTCAGGTCGGCACTGCTCATGCCGATGCCTGAGTCCCGCACCGTCACGTACAGCGACGGCCCGAGTGTACGCCCGCCGGGCAGGTCGAAGCTGTCGACCGGCTCGACCGTGACGGCCATCTCCGAACCTGCAGGGCTGTATTTGTGCGCATTGCTGATCAGGTTGGTCATCACCTGAACGAGTTTCTTATGATCGCCGAACACGGTAGGAAGCTCTGACGGCATGTCGACCGAGACTGTCTGTTGTTTGTCCTCAAACTGCTGCTGGAACGATTCGAGCGTATCTTCGACTACCGTACGGAACTGGAGCGGCTCGTAGGCGATCTGCAGGCGGCCCGCGTCCGACGCCGCGATGTCGCGCAGGTCGTCGATGATGTCCTGCATGCGTTCGGCGTTCGAGCGAATCACAGCGAGAAACTGCTCGCGCTGCTGGTCGTTCATCGCGCTCGCGACGCGCGGGTTGAGCAGCGTGTCGCTGTATCCCTTGATCGACGTCAGCGGATTCTTCAGTTCGTGCGCTGCAAATGCCACGAATTCGCTCTTGTTCTCCGCCGCACTCACGATCCGTTCGTACAATTGCGCGTTGGCCAGCGCGATACTGGCACGCTCCGTCAAACGGTTGACGAAGTCGAGATCGGTCAGTCGGAAAGCTTCGCCTGTGGTTTCAAGCACCAGCAGTGCGATCACATCCTCGCCGGATCGCATCGGCACGGTAATCTGGCTGACCGCGCCGCGCAAGCTGGGGGCGTAATCCGGGTCGAAGCGCAGGTCGGCAAGATCGGCCACGCGGGTGCGCATCACGCGCTGCACGATGCCTCGGTCGATCGGCCATAGCGATCCCTGCGCGCCGTCCGGGTAATCTTCGGGGTCGTAGCCTTCGATGGCCAGCACGCGCATTGCCTGACTGACCACATTGACTTCGCCGAGCACACACGCCTCGGCCCCGGTTACCCTGCTGGCCCAGCGCAGCGTGATCTTCGCCACCTCTCGCTGATCTAGCGCGCGCGCCAGCTCGGAGTCGATGCTGGCGAGTGTTTGAAGTTCCTCGAGGCGCTGGTTCAGCGCGCTTCCGGTCATTTCGAACAGGCGGGCGTTTTCAATCGCTACCCCGGCCTGCGACGCAAACGTGGACAGAAGCTGCACCTCGTCATGGTTGAACAACTGGCCGTTCTTCTTATTCAGTACCTCGAGCACGCCGATAATGCGATCCTTGGCCAGAAGCGGCACTGCCACGATCGAATTCGACCGGAACCCGGTCTCCCGTGTAACCTCACCTTGCCAGCTTCGGTCGATACGCGTGTCGTTTGCGACCTGCGGCTGTTTTGTGCGCAGCACCGCGCCGATCAGGCCGCGGTCTTGCGACACGCGCGTGCCGGTCAGCTCCTGCTCCGCTTCGCCGAGCACCACGCGGAAGATCATGTCGTCGCTGTCCTCGTCCGACCGCAAAAGCAGCGATCCGGCCTCTGCCTCGAGGATCGCTACTGCGCTCTCGGTAATCAGGCGAAGCAGCGTGTTGACGTCACCCGCTTCTGCGGCCACCAACTGCTGACTGACTTCGTTCAGCGCAGCAAGCTGACGCGCGCGCGCGTTCACCTCATCGAACAACTGCGCCTTTTCAAGCGCAGTGGCGGCGAGACCGGCTAGGTTGATGAACGTCGCCATGTCGTCCGACGTGTACGGAATCGTGTCACGTTTGCCGAGCGCAAACACGCCAAGCCGGCGGTTCTGCGCCACAAGCGGCACACCCATCCACGCGCGGATACGCGGGCTGTCGTAGAGTGTGCCAAACGTGCCTATCTGCTTCTCGCGGTTGTAGTCTTCGTAGCGGCGCGACTCGCCCGACCTGAGGATTTGGCTGTAGATGTCGTTTCCGAGCGGCCAGCGCCGGCCTTCGCGCGCGTTGTAGCGTTCGTCCTCTTCGAGGAAGAATGCAAAGTACAACTGTTCCTGTTCGGCGTCGAAGAACGCGATGTACTGGAAGTCCGACTTGAGCAGGCGGTTGGTCTGCGCGCTGATAAGTTCGAGAAGGTCGTCCAGCGTGCGGGTGAAGTTCGACGCTTGGCCCAATGAGCTGAGCACGTCCAGTTCTTTCACGCGCTGTTCGAGCGTCTCGACCGACTGTGCGCGCTCAATGGCCACGGCAAGCTGGCCAGTCAACGCCGACAGGAACCGCAAATCCTCATAGTCATACGCGCGACGGCTGCCTTGCCTCGGCCCAAGCACCGCAAAACCGAATAAGCGCTCCGATCCGGGCAGCCCGGCGATGACGGACGGTGCGAGCACGTCGATACGCGCCTTGTCACTGAGCAAGTCGGGCGGGAGCGGCTGACCGGGCACGAATGTCACTGGCGCACCAACAGTCAGCAGATATGACGCAAGCGGCGCATTGGCGGGAAAACGAAGCTCCGTTTCCCCGCTTGCAGCCATATAGTCGCCGCCCGGCGCGCGCTGGACGAAGACCACGAGATGCTTCGGGCTAATCCCCTGATCGACAGCCTCGCGAAACGCAGCGATCGCTTTGTCGACGTCGGTCAATTCGGTCAGGCGTTGGCCGAAATCCTCGACGATCGACTGCAGCGCGCGGCGTTGACGGAAAAAGACGGTGTCGATGCGGACTTGCAGACGCGCTCGGATAGGCAGAAACAGGGCGGCGATCACAAAAATCGTGACGGCGATCAACACCGGGTTGTCAGGCACCATGCTCGACGCCATCAGGCCGAAGCCGAGCGTCAACAGGAAGTATCCAATCACCAGCGCAACGAGCAGAAACACGTACGTGATCGACTGACTGACCAGGGAATCGCTGTCGACACGGCGCGGCGCGTTGAGGGCAAACGGGAAGCTGAGCACCGTGGCCAGCAGAAACGGCATCGCGGCCTGCGGCGAGATCGGCAGCGTAAACCCCGGCGCAAGCAACCGGAGCACGACCGCAGCAATCCAGACGAGGAACGGGACGGCGCTCAACATCAGGCCGATCAAAACGATGCCGCTCTGATTGCGCGCTTCACGGCTTGCCGCGCGCCGGCGCTGCCACAACATCGTGAACACCAGCAGGACGGCACCGCCCAGACAGGCGCCAAGCGCGATCGAGACACCGGTCTCGTAACTGGCGGCACTCGACGGGCCGGAGATCATCACCGCGGCGACGACCCCGGCGGCAACTCCGGCAATCAAGGCTGCCGGACGAAGGATCGGCACGCGATAGGCGATCGGCAGTGGCGCTGGAATCGAAAATCCGAACAGGAGCATCAATCCGCCAGCAAGGCCGGCGGCAATCGCCCAAAGCGGACCGAGGATGCTGGCAGTCGACACGTCGTAGATGCCGCCGATCGTCACAGCCATCGCGGCACAAATGCCCGACGCGACAAACGCACCGACCGACTCGCGCCGCCAAAGGAACAGATAAACCGCGGTCAACAGCGACACGACACCCGCCACAAACGGAATGCCGAAGTATGCAAACAGATCTACAAACGGCAGACGGGTTAGTTGGACCGTGGCGCTGCGTGCCACGCCGGCTGTGGTCTCCGCTTCCACTGTAACGGTATCGCCTGCGGATAGGGTGCCCAGCACTTCGTTGAGACCTGTGCGGGCTGCCGCCGAGTCGACTCGAGAGAGCGCCGTCCCGTTCACGGCGACAATTCGATCGCCTGCAGTAAGGCCTGCATCGCTGCCCGGCCAATTCGACGTGCCGACCGGCCCGGCCTCGACGACCGTCAGCACGGGCGAGATCAAAACCCCTAGAAACGGGCGTGACGCCGTGATGAGAGCTGTGGCTAAATAAACAAGCATCGCCAACGCTGCGACCGCAATGAGCCCCCCGGACAGCGCGTAGAGCACGCGCTCTCGCGGGCTGGTCGGCACACGATCCGTTGTGCGCGGTAGCAGTCCTTGCAGCCGGGCAGTAATTGCACCCATGAGATACGCCTTCGCTCGTTGGCCCTGCGTGCAATTGTAACATCACCTCGCGTGTTTTCACCCTTGCCGCCTTAATTCACGAGAGGAACGCGATGTCACACGCCGTCCCCGACTCGATGAAGCGAGTCATTGTCATCGGCAGCACCGGCTCTGGAAAAACGACGCTCGCACGCGAACTTGCCCGGCTGATCGGTGGTGTTCATATCGAACTCGACGCCTTCAATTTCCTGCCCGGCTGGACCGACCGACCGCTGGATGACATGCGCGCGCTGGTCGCCGATGCAGTGCAGGCCGAACGTTGGGCCGCGTGCGGCAACTACGGCAAGATTCGGGACATCGTGTGGCCGCTGGCCGATACGGCGGTCTGGCTTGATTACCCCCTGCCTCGCATCCTGTGGCGTCTGACTCGACGTTCAATCACCCGCGCGATCACACGCGAAGACCTGTGGAATACCGGCAACCGAGAGAACTTCTTCCAGCATCTGAAATGGAACAAAGATTCGCTGTACTACTGGGCCATCACCACGAGAAAACGGCGTACGGTGCAGTATGAAGCGCTCTTCTCGTCCGAGCCGTACGATCGCATCCGGCTGGTGCGGCTTCCGAGCGTGAGGGACACGCAAGCGTGGTTGCAGTCGGTTCATGCCGTGTATTCCGGGCGTTCAGGTTGAATCGCATCTATCGGCCTGTTACTATCAGGGTCTGCGAATTTGACTGGTATATAGACTATGGCGAATCAGCGGGGCAAGCGCTGGATTGTGTCCGAGCCCGCCCCGGACGCATTGTTGGCCGGGTATCGCGGGATGACCCCGATCCTCGCACAAGTGTTGTTCAACCGTGGGCTGACCACCCCTGAGGACGCCGCGGAGTTCCTCGCGCAGCACGACATCCGTCATAACCCGTTCCGGCTTGCCGACATGCCGAAGGCCGTCTCGCGCCTGCGCGAAGCCATCAAAGCCGGCGAATCGATCGTGGTTTACGGCGACTTTGACGCCGACGGCGTGACCGCAACCGCCCTTATGGTGCAGGGACTGACGGCGCTTGGTGCGGCGCACGTCCGCGCGTACATCCCCAACCGCGTCGACGAAGGCTATGGCCTGAATGTCGGCGCCATCGATATGCTGTACGACGAAGGTCATCGCCTCATCGTGACCGTTGACTGCGGTATCCGCGCGCTGGACGAAATCGCACATGCGCGCCGCCGTGGCATCGACGTGATCGTGACCGATCATCACTCGCTCGGGCCGGAGCTTCCCGACGCGTACGCCGTCATCAACTGCAAGCGCCCCGGCTACGACGAGCCGATGCTGGCGGGCGTCGGCGTAGCGTTCAAGGTGATCGACGCGCTGCGCCGCGCCGAACTGCAGAATGGCGGGTCGGATCGCGCGCAGGCGCTCGATCTTACGCAGCTTCTCGACCTCGTTGCGATCGGTACCGTAGCCGACCTGATGCCGCTGAATCACCTCGAGAATCGTTCGCTCGTCCGGCAGGGCCTCGACGTGCTGCGCTCGGCCCGGCGGCCCGGAATTCAGGCGCTGCTGGACGTATCCGGTATTAGCCCTGAGTCCGTTACGACCAGCAGCATTGCGTTCGGGATCGGCCCGCGCATCAACGCCGCCGGCCGCCTCTCGGACGCCATCGACGCTTACCGCCTGCTCAGTTCAGCCACGTCCGACGAAGCCGAACCGCTTGCCGAGCTGCTGCAGCGGCTCAACACCGAGCGGCAGGAGAAGACCCGAATTGCCCAAGACCTCATCCGCAGTGAGATCGGCGAGACGTTTGACGGCCCATTGATCTTCGCCGGCCACCGCGACTTGGAGTCGGGCATCGTCGGTCTGGTCGCAGGCCGGATGGTCGAGGAATACTTCCTTCCGTCGATCATCCTCGAATACGGCGACGACGAAAGCCGCGCGTCCTGCCGCAGCATTCCCGAGTTTGACATCACGGCGGCGCTCGACCAGTGCGCCGACCTGCTCGTCCGCCACGGGGGCCATGCGCTCGCCGCCGGCTTCACTGTGCGCAATCCGAATATCCCGGTTCTGCGCGAACGGTTGTCCGACCTCGCCCGCGAGGCGCTGCGCGGCAAGACTGTCGAGCCGACGCTCGAGGTCGATGCGAAGATCAAAGTCCACAGCATCACAGACGGGTTGGTCGAAGAGTTGGCGCAGCTTGAGCCGACCGGCAACGGGAATCGGCAACCGGTGTTTGCCGTCGAGCGCGCGCACATCATGGACGCGCGCACGGTCGGCAAAGAGGATAAGCACCTCAAGCTGAAGATCGCGCGGGCAGGC
This window contains:
- a CDS encoding gamma-glutamyl-gamma-aminobutyrate hydrolase family protein, whose product is MARPLIGITTAHRPAGTEREIPVYSAYTAIAENVARAGGLPVLIPSTIDDDSLRGIFDRVDGILLPGGGDIDSSHWGEPLHETVYGLDPARDHTELTIARWAAEEDRPLFGICRGHQLFNVALGATLIQDINSLYPTELSHGNFMPIPRGQRSHVVAIEPASRLAAIVGETHAVPVNSIHHQAVKHAAPGLRVAAVAPDGLIEATELPDARFALTVQWHPEDIADDERMFNLFRAFVQAASNT
- a CDS encoding adenylate kinase — protein: MKRVIVIGSTGSGKTTLARELARLIGGVHIELDAFNFLPGWTDRPLDDMRALVADAVQAERWAACGNYGKIRDIVWPLADTAVWLDYPLPRILWRLTRRSITRAITREDLWNTGNRENFFQHLKWNKDSLYYWAITTRKRRTVQYEALFSSEPYDRIRLVRLPSVRDTQAWLQSVHAVYSGRSG
- the rplS gene encoding 50S ribosomal protein L19; translation: MSQQIISGLEAPDRGHPELHPGDTVKVHVRIVEGGKERIQVFQGVVIRLRKGGNDANFTVRRIASHGVGVERTFLLKSPRVDKIEVTRGAKVRRAQLYYLRDLRGKKARLKERRRNKQMVTEAPSDN
- a CDS encoding methionyl-tRNA formyltransferase, yielding MGTPEFSVPTLKALAAAYDVIGVVTQPDRPAGRSREPVPPPVKVAASMLGIPVMQPERLRKPEVIEALRQWPADLYVVAAFGQILPQVVLDLPRLGGLNVHASLLPRWRGASPIQHAIKAGDTRTGVTIMKMDAGLDTGPILTAQEVDIAPNETSATLHDRLSKLGAELLIPTIKGYVEGTIVPRPQPAEGVTLAPQIRKDDGRIEWSASAERIDHMVRAFTPWPGTFTMWRGRLVKVLSGRVEQGNLPAGCVDVVDGQMLIGTGSGVYAPTRLQLAGRQALDVRAFVNGQPEIDGDLLQ
- the recJ gene encoding single-stranded-DNA-specific exonuclease RecJ — translated: MANQRGKRWIVSEPAPDALLAGYRGMTPILAQVLFNRGLTTPEDAAEFLAQHDIRHNPFRLADMPKAVSRLREAIKAGESIVVYGDFDADGVTATALMVQGLTALGAAHVRAYIPNRVDEGYGLNVGAIDMLYDEGHRLIVTVDCGIRALDEIAHARRRGIDVIVTDHHSLGPELPDAYAVINCKRPGYDEPMLAGVGVAFKVIDALRRAELQNGGSDRAQALDLTQLLDLVAIGTVADLMPLNHLENRSLVRQGLDVLRSARRPGIQALLDVSGISPESVTTSSIAFGIGPRINAAGRLSDAIDAYRLLSSATSDEAEPLAELLQRLNTERQEKTRIAQDLIRSEIGETFDGPLIFAGHRDLESGIVGLVAGRMVEEYFLPSIILEYGDDESRASCRSIPEFDITAALDQCADLLVRHGGHALAAGFTVRNPNIPVLRERLSDLAREALRGKTVEPTLEVDAKIKVHSITDGLVEELAQLEPTGNGNRQPVFAVERAHIMDARTVGKEDKHLKLKIARAGMGQLDAIGFGLGPVLGELDRFADIAFTLEFNTFRDRRTVQLRLEDVKPC
- a CDS encoding GAF domain-containing protein — encoded protein: MGAITARLQGLLPRTTDRVPTSPRERVLYALSGGLIAVAALAMLVYLATALITASRPFLGVLISPVLTVVEAGPVGTSNWPGSDAGLTAGDRIVAVNGTALSRVDSAAARTGLNEVLGTLSAGDTVTVEAETTAGVARSATVQLTRLPFVDLFAYFGIPFVAGVVSLLTAVYLFLWRRESVGAFVASGICAAMAVTIGGIYDVSTASILGPLWAIAAGLAGGLMLLFGFSIPAPLPIAYRVPILRPAALIAGVAAGVVAAVMISGPSSAASYETGVSIALGACLGGAVLLVFTMLWQRRRAASREARNQSGIVLIGLMLSAVPFLVWIAAVVLRLLAPGFTLPISPQAAMPFLLATVLSFPFALNAPRRVDSDSLVSQSITYVFLLVALVIGYFLLTLGFGLMASSMVPDNPVLIAVTIFVIAALFLPIRARLQVRIDTVFFRQRRALQSIVEDFGQRLTELTDVDKAIAAFREAVDQGISPKHLVVFVQRAPGGDYMAASGETELRFPANAPLASYLLTVGAPVTFVPGQPLPPDLLSDKARIDVLAPSVIAGLPGSERLFGFAVLGPRQGSRRAYDYEDLRFLSALTGQLAVAIERAQSVETLEQRVKELDVLSSLGQASNFTRTLDDLLELISAQTNRLLKSDFQYIAFFDAEQEQLYFAFFLEEDERYNAREGRRWPLGNDIYSQILRSGESRRYEDYNREKQIGTFGTLYDSPRIRAWMGVPLVAQNRRLGVFALGKRDTIPYTSDDMATFINLAGLAATALEKAQLFDEVNARARQLAALNEVSQQLVAAEAGDVNTLLRLITESAVAILEAEAGSLLLRSDEDSDDMIFRVVLGEAEQELTGTRVSQDRGLIGAVLRTKQPQVANDTRIDRSWQGEVTRETGFRSNSIVAVPLLAKDRIIGVLEVLNKKNGQLFNHDEVQLLSTFASQAGVAIENARLFEMTGSALNQRLEELQTLASIDSELARALDQREVAKITLRWASRVTGAEACVLGEVNVVSQAMRVLAIEGYDPEDYPDGAQGSLWPIDRGIVQRVMRTRVADLADLRFDPDYAPSLRGAVSQITVPMRSGEDVIALLVLETTGEAFRLTDLDFVNRLTERASIALANAQLYERIVSAAENKSEFVAFAAHELKNPLTSIKGYSDTLLNPRVASAMNDQQREQFLAVIRSNAERMQDIIDDLRDIAASDAGRLQIAYEPLQFRTVVEDTLESFQQQFEDKQQTVSVDMPSELPTVFGDHKKLVQVMTNLISNAHKYSPAGSEMAVTVEPVDSFDLPGGRTLGPSLYVTVRDSGIGMSSADLKRIFNEDYFRSDDTRARTQKGTGLGMMITQRLVEGHGGRIWVESELDSGSVFQFVIPLDRATEKPSSQTGIRKKIVMTPPASD